The region TCGGTTTCTCCGCTGGCTTGAGGAGATGGGCAAGACGGTGACGATTTTGACGCAAAATATTGACGGGCTGCATACGAAAGCAGGAAGCACGAATGTCATTGAGCTGCACGGCACGCTGCAGACGGCGACATGCCCGTCATGCGGCAACAAGTATGATCTGTCGTTTATCAACCGTCACGAGGTGCCGCGCTGTGAAAAGTGCCAGACGATTGTCAAACCGGATGTCGTTTTGTTTGGCGGGCTCGTGCCGCGCATCGAGGAAGCGTTTGCGGCAGCGGCCGCCAGCGACTTGCTTCTGGCGATGGGAACGAGTTTGGAAGTGGCGCCCGTGAATCAAATCCCGTTTTATGTCGCCGCCGAATCGCCGGCAACGCGGAAAGTGTTGATCAACAAAACGGCGACGAGGATGGACGGGATGTTTGACCTTGTCATTTATGGCGGAATCGGGGAAACGGTCGCTAGCGTGCGCAAGCAAATGCAGGCGGAATAGATCGATAGATTCCATGCCAACGGGAGAACGCATATAGCGTTTTCCCGTTGGACGAAAATCAAAAAAGGTATTGTACTTTTCAGAACATTCGAATATAATAAAGATAACATACCAACCGGTTGGTATTTTGATGAGTGGAGTCGAGCATAAAGGCGTAACGGAAAAGGGAGGGGACCATCATGTATTTGCGCTT is a window of Geobacillus kaustophilus DNA encoding:
- a CDS encoding NAD-dependent protein deacylase; translated protein: MDQIRQLAQWIKEANTIAVLTGAGMSTESGIPDFRSENGLYAQEDNVEYYLSEHYYKKDPVDFWRRFKRMFSLKMMGGFAPNDGHRFLRWLEEMGKTVTILTQNIDGLHTKAGSTNVIELHGTLQTATCPSCGNKYDLSFINRHEVPRCEKCQTIVKPDVVLFGGLVPRIEEAFAAAAASDLLLAMGTSLEVAPVNQIPFYVAAESPATRKVLINKTATRMDGMFDLVIYGGIGETVASVRKQMQAE